Proteins found in one Ptychodera flava strain L36383 chromosome 16, AS_Pfla_20210202, whole genome shotgun sequence genomic segment:
- the LOC139114855 gene encoding caspase-8-like — MAEIRISPFATLLHDLDQNLGNGDDKRMRQLLGGNQISKRDMENLKTPMEILRKLEEEGFISENNLTFLKEVLTNIDRKPLIPEYIEVYERQFSPEVVPLPSKIGPLKRLFDELNGRLDEEDERTMRYLLTGQQISKRYMMKLEDPADIFNKLEESGFISVDNLEFLKNLFKTMNRPPLVKTVENFEESE; from the coding sequence ATGGCGGAGATAAGGATCAGTCCATTTGCAACTTTGCTTCACGATCTCGACCAAAATCTTGGAAACGGTGACGACAAAAGAATGCGTCAGCTATTAGGAGGAAACCAAATTTCTAAACGCGACATGGAGAACCTGAAAACACCGATGGAGATCCTTCGTAAGCTTGAAGAAGAAGGATTTATTTCGGAGAATAATTTAACCTTTCTGAAGGAAGTGTTAACCAACATAGATCGAAAACCACTTATCCCAGAATACATCGAGGTCTATGAACGCCAGTTCTCACCGGAAGTGGTCCCATTACCGTCGAAAATAGGTCCTCTGAAGAGGCTGTTTGATGAACTAAATGGTAGACTTGATGAGGAAGATGAACGTACCATGCGCTACCTTCTGACAGGTCAGCAGATTTCCAAGCGGTACATGATGAAATTGGAGGACCCGGCCGACATTTTCAACAAACTTGAGGAATCTGGATTCATATCTGTAGACAACTTGGAGTTCCTTAAAAACCTATTCAAGACCATGAATCGTCCTCCCTTGGTCAAAACTGTAGAGAACTTTGAGGAGAGCGAGTGA
- the LOC139114896 gene encoding caspase-8-like, giving the protein MSETGISPFATLLLNLNQNLGQDGHKRMSQLLEGNQISKRDMENLKTPMEIFQKLEEGGFISEKSLTFLKELLTNIDRKPLISEYIEDYERQSSLEEVPLAAKIGPLKILFDELNAKLGVDDERTMRYLLTGRQISKRDMMQLDDPADIFNKLVESGFITVDNLEFLKNLFQTMTRLPLVKIVADFESTQRK; this is encoded by the coding sequence ATGTCGGAGACAGGTATCAGTCCATTTGCAACTTTGCTTCTCAATCTCAATCAAAATCTTGGACAAGACGGCCATAAAAGAATGAGTCAACTTCTAGAGGGAAACCAAATTTCTAAACGCGACATGGAGAACCTGAAAACACCAATGGAGATCTTTCAAAAGCTGGAAGAAGGAGGATTCATTTCAGAGAAGAGTTTAACCTTTCTTAAGGAACTTCTAACCAACATAGATCGAAAACCACTTATCTCTGAATACATCGAGGACTATGAACGCCAGTCATCATTGGAAGAGGTCCCCCTAGCAGCGAAAATAGGCCCTCTGAAGATACTATTCGACGAACTAAATGCTAAGCTTGGCGTAGACGATGAACGTACCATGCGCTACCTTCTGACAGGTCGGCAGATTTCAAAGCGGGACATGATGCAATTGGACGACCCGGCCGACATCTTCAACAAACTTGTCGAATCTGGATTCATAACTGTGGACAACTTGGAGTTCCTAAAAAACCTGTTCCAGACCATGACTCGTCTTCCCTTGGTTAAAATTGTGGCGGACTTCGAGAGCACACAGCGTAAATAA